The Pseudomonas sp. TH06 genome contains the following window.
CAACTGCCGCAGACATCCTCAATGGGGTCACTGATATGAAATTCGGCAGGAAACAAATCATCGCTATGCTTGTTTTTGCGCAGATCTTCGCCGTACTGCGTCAGCAGTTTCAGCCAGTCACTGATGGGGCGTCGCTGATTGTCTTCGAATGTATTGCTGAATGCCTGTTTGACCAGATACGGCAAATGGCTCCAGATGTGCTGCCATGTGCCCACCGGCGTGACGCTCGCTCTGCCAATGCCACTACCTTTTTTGAATCGGTAGGGGAAGTTCATGGCCTTGATATTGTCGGAAGCCGTTCCGCCACCCTGTTGAGAGTAGGGTGGTTTGCCGGGTAACAGGATCATGAACAGCATGGTGGCAATGGCGAACAACTCATGATTCTTTGTTCGCAGGTAGTCGCCATATTTTTTGTCCTGGATCTCCGGTGCGGTGAAGGGCACCGTGCCCACTTCACAGGGAAAATGCCCGATCTGGAAGCTATCGGTATCGACCACCCAGACCTTGTTGCTGTCCGATGTGACGAGCAGATTCATCGGGTTGATGTCGCCCACGATGATGTTCAGCGAGTGCAGGTATTGCACCTGTTTGAGAAACGCGGTCGCGACATTCACCAGATCGCGTCGAGTCCATTTCGCGAACTTACTCTGCAGTACGTGTTTGATAAACACCGTGGTGTGTAGTGGTTTGCCTTCTGCCTGAGGCATGACATAACCGACGAACTCTTTTTGCGCATTGAAAACCAACTCGCTCGGCCAGCAGATGCCGGGCTCGACGATCTTGCGCGTCACCATAAGGCTGATTTTCTCACGGCGCCGGGTTGTGAGTTTTTCAGTGTGATAGATCTTGCACACCTGCGCGTGGCCGACCACGGGGTGAATGGTTCCCTCTCCACCGGAGCTGATGGATTTGTCCAGCGTCAGTTGGCGTCCACTTGAGGTTGTGACGACCGAGCCCGCCGTGACGCGTTCACCTTTGTTACGGATAACAACGTCGGCAGTGAGCAGAGGGCTTTGGGGAAGATCGAAAGGTATGATTGGTGCAGGTGCAGGTGCAGGTGCAGGTGCAGGTGCAGGTGACGGTGCCCTGCCGGTCCAGCGTTGAGCTCTGGTCTGCGCGGCTTTGCATTGAGCGAGTTGCAACTCGTCACAAGTCAGTAACAGCAAGTCGTAGTGACGGCACCAGTCGACGACGTCACCGGAGGGGGTCCGTTCCAATGGCGCAGTCGTGCGTTTGAGCGCGAAGATCGAATGGCCATTGAAGGTGCACTCGCTCAGCAAGTCGTCGGGATGTAGCGCGATACCTTTCGGCAGCGCCCGCAGCGGTCGTGAGGCCTGGCTGCTGAAAAAGCGGAAAAAGTCGCGAGCGTTTTTGTGGACCTGCTCGGTTCCCTTTGTGAGGGACTCAAGCTTCAGAAGATCGGAATGGGTAATAAAGGGCAGTCCATTCCTTGCGCGGATGCGGTTGATAATATCCGGGTCCAAAAAAAGGACGCTTTTATCGACGAGCACGTGTTCCATTGAAGGGGGCATTGGCTTCCTGCCGTCTTGTTTCAAAATTGGCACGGCGCGAGGATAACCTATCAATTTTGCGGATCACAACCGCGTTAAAACGCCTTGCTATCAGGATTTAAACCATGCAAACCCCGAATACCGCGCTCATCCGCGAAACCTTCCCCGTCGGCCCGCTCCAGTGCAACTGCACGATCATCGGCGATCCGATCACCAAAAAAGCCATCGTCGTCGACCCGGGTGGCAACCCTGATCTGATCATGGCGCGCCTCGACACCCTCGGCCTGAAAGTCGTCAGCATCATCCACACCCACGCGCATCTCGATCACTTTCTCGCCTCTGGCCAGATGAAAGAGAAAACCGGCGCGACCCTGCATTTGCACAAGGATGACCAGTTTTTATGGGACAACCTTGAGATGCAGTGCCAGATGTTCGGCGTGCCATACACCCCGGTGCCATCACCGGATCGCTGGCTCAGCGATGACGAAGAACTGGCCTGCGGTTGTGGCGTGGCGCTGCACACGCCGGGTCATACGCCAGGTTCCATGAGCTTTTGGTTTTCCGAGGCTAAGCTGTTGATTGCCGGCGACACGCTGTTTCGTCGCGGCGTAGGGCGCACGGATTTGTGGGGCGGCGATCAGGCGACCATCGTGCGTTCGATCAAGCAGCGGTTGTACACCCTGGACGAAGACGCAATCGTTGTTGCCGGGCATGGTCCGGACACGCGTCTGGGCGATGAGATGCGCGAAAACCCGTTTGTGCGGGCCTAAATATTTTGTCACGAGTGTACGGCGGAATTTTTGTGCATTGTCATGATCCAACGCCCGCAGAGGTCCATTGCCAAACGGCCGCTGCATCACAGAATGCAAAAGTAGGAGCTCTCAATGTTCACCAAGCGTCGTTTGATTATTGTCGCTACTGCCGTGGCCTTGCTGTCCGGCTGCGCCTCGCCCAATCCTTATGACAATCAGGGCCAGGCCGACGGTGGCTCCCAGGGCATGAGCAAAACCGCCAAGTACGGTGGCCTGGGTGCGCTGGCCGGTGCACTGGCGGGTGCCGCCATTGACCATAACAACCGCGGCAAGGGTGCCTTGATCGGTGCCGCTGTGGTCGGTGCTTCGGCAGCCGGTTATGGTTACTACGCCGACAAGCAGGAAGCCAAGCTGCGTGCGAGCATGGCCAATACCGGGGTTGAAGTGCAGCGTCAGGGCGATCAGATCAAGCTGATCATGCCGGGCAATATCACGTTCGCTACCGATTCGGCGAACATCGCTTCGAGCTTCTATCAGCCGCTGAACAATCTGGCCAACTCGTTGAAAGAGTTCAACCAGAACCAGATCGAGATCGTCGGCTACACCGACAGCACCGGTAGCCGCCAGCACAACATGGACCTGTCCCAGCGTCGTGCGCAGAGCGTGGCGACTTACCTGACCTCGCAAGGTGTCAGCGGTGCCAACCTGACGGCCCGTGGCGCCGGTCCGGACAATCCGATTGCCAGCAACGGCGACGTCAATGGCCGCGCGCAGAACCGTCGGGTTGAGGTCAACCTGAAGGCGATTCCGGGCCAGCAATATGGTGGTCAGCAGCAACAGCCGGGTACGGTTCAGCAATATCCTTAACTGAATGCCTGAATGAAGAAATGCCCGATCCTGTGATCGGGCATTTTTTTGTGTGGCCTTTGCCGGCGCCATCGCGAGCAGGCTCACTCCTACAGTTTGAAATGCATTCCCCTGTAGGAGTGAGCCTGCTCGCGATGGCGATCAACCAGACACTACAAAACCATCAGATACAAAAAAGCCCCCGGACAACACAATTGTCCGGGGGCTTTTTCTTTGGTGCGAAGACTGATTACTTCTTCAGACCATAATGCTCATCGAGCATGCCCGGCGAGTTCGGGGTCTTCGGTGCGTAGTCGCGTGGAGGCTCCTGATCGCGCGGTGGCGTCAGGCGTTCACGCGGTGCCTGCGCTGCGTCGGCGTGCAGGGCGGCGATCAGGCGCTGGCGGGTTTGCTCGTCCAGGGCCAGACGATTGGCGCCCTCGGCGAGGTGATCCTGCACTTCCTGATAGCTCTGGGTCAGCTTCTTGACCAGCATCGCGGTGCTGTTGAAGTGGGTGACCACCTCGTTTTGATAACTGTCGAAACGCTCCTGGATATCATCCAGTTGACGCTGCGTGCGGCTCGGCGCGGCGTTTGGAGCAACGCGCGCGATCAGGAATCCAATGGCGACACCCACAACCAGGGCAAGAGTCGGTAACAACCAAACTAAGAGCGAGTGTTCCACGAGTCCTTCCTCTATAAACGGCTTTGCTTTACGTTAACGGCTCGAACCTGCGCTGTATACCGCGATTCACTCGCAATAGATTGGCACAGACAATTTGCTAGACGAGTCGACCCGATTCGAGGTCACGGAGTTCCTTCCTTGCTGATGCGTGAAACCCCTGTAGTGATTGACGGCCCGGTGGGTCAACTTGAGTCTCTTTACCTGGATAGCGAGCAGCCGCGCGGCATTGCGCTGATCTGCCATCCGAACCCGGTGCAGGGCGGCACCATGCTCAACAAGGTCGTTTCGACCCTGCAGCGCACCGCGCGCGACGCGGGCCTGATCACCTTGCGCTTCAACTACCGCGGCGTTGGCGCCAGCGAAGGGTCGCATGACATGGGCACCGGTGAAGTCGATGACGCGCAAGCCGCCGCTGCGTGGCTGCTGGAAAAACACCCGAATCTGCCCCTGACACTGTTCGGGTTCTCCTTCGGCGGATTTGTTGCCGCAAGTCTCGGCGGTCGTCTCGAAGCACAAGGCGTGCAGCTCAAGCACCTGTTCATGGTCGCGCCAGCGGTGATGCGTCTTGGCGAGCAGGATCAACTGCCACAACACGGCGAACTCACGGTCATCCAGCCAGAAACCGACGAAGTCATCGATCCTCAGTTGGTCTACGACTGGTCGGAAAAACTCCAGCGCCCCCATGAGCTGCTGAAAGTGGCAGAATGCGGACACTTTTTTCATGGCAAGTTGACCGATCTCAAGGATCTGATCCTGCCGCGTCTTTCGAATTGATTGCAGTCTGACAAGCGATTACCCATGACGAACCGTACCCGCATCCTCACCGGCATCACCACCACCGGCACGCCGCACCTGGGCAACTACGCCGGCGCCATCCGCCCGGCGATCCTCGCCAGCCGCGATAGCAATGCCGATTCGTTCTACTTCCTGGCCGACTACCACGCCCTGATCAAATGCGATGACCCGCTGCGCATCCAGCGCTCGCGTCTGGAAATCGCTGCGACCTGGCTGGCTGGTGGCCTGGATGTCGATCGTGTGACCTTCTACCGTCAGTCCGACATTCCGGAAATCCCTGAACTGACTTGGCTGCTGACCTGCGTTGCCGCCAAGGGCCTGCTCAACCGCGCGCACGCCTACAAGGCGTCGGTGGACAAGAACGTCGAAACCGGTGAAGACCCGGATGCCGGTATCACCATGGGCCTCTACAGCTATCCGGTGCTGATGGCGGCGGACATCCTGATGTTCAACGCGCACAAGGTGCCGGTCGGTCGCGACCAGATCCAGCACGTGGAAATGGCCCGTGATATCGGTCAGCGCTTCAACCATCTGTTCGGCCAGGGCAAAGAATTCTTCACCATGCCGGAAGCGCTGATCGAGGAAAGCGTGGCGACGTTGCCAGGTCTCGACGGTCGCAAGATGTCGAAGAGCTATGACAACACCATTCCGTTGTTCTCCAGCGCCAAAGAGATGAAGGACGCGATTTCGCGGATCGTCACCGACTCCAAAGCGCCAGGCGAAGCCAAGGATCCGGACAACTCGCACCTGTTCACCCTGTTCCAGGCCTTCGCCACACCGGCGCAGGCCGACGAGTTCCGCAGCGAACTGTTGGGCGGTCTGGGTTGGGGGGAGGCGAAGAACCGTCTGTTCCAGTTGCTCGACAACCAGCTGGGCGAAGCTCGCGACAAGTATCACCAGTTGATCGAACGTCCGGCAGACCTGGAAGACATCCTGCAGATCGGCGCGAAAAAAGCCCGTGCCGTGGCGACGCCGTTCCTCAATGAACTGCGCGAAGCCGTTGGCCTGCGCTCGTTCGTCAATCAGGTGCAAGTCGCTGCGACCACCAAGAAGAAAGCCGCGAAGGCTGCCCGCTTCGTCAGCTTCCGTGAAGATGACGGCAGCTTCCGTTTCCGTCTGCTGGCGGCGGATGGCGAGCAACTGCTGCTGTCGCGCAACTTCGCCGATGGCAAAACCGCGGGGCAGGTGACCAAGCAGCTGCAATCCGGCCAGCCTCTGGATGTGCGCAGCGAAGACCTGAGCTTCAGCGTGTGGCTGCAAGGCGAGTGTGTCGGCGACAGCCCGGCGTTCGCCGACGTTGCCGCACGGGACGCGGCCATCGCGGCTCTGCGCGTCGCGCTGACTCCGGTTCAGGACTAATCCGCGGCGCGGCCCGACCAAGGGCTGATTGCCATTCCCACGGGCCGTCGCTACAGTGACGGCCCGTTTTTGTTGCCTTGCTAACGAATTATGACGCCCCTAGAACGATACCAAGCTGATCTGAAACGCCCGGACTTCTTCCATGATGCCGCGCAGGAAACTGCTGTGCGTCATTTGCAGCGCCTTTACGAGGACCTGATCGCCGCCGATCAGAACAAGCCGGGCCTGCTGAGCAAACTGTTTGGCAAAAAAGATCAGACGCCGGTCAAGGGCCTGTATTTCTGGGGCGGCGTGGGTCGCGGCAAGACTTACCTGGTCGACACCTTCTTCGAAGCGCTGCCGTTCAAGGAAAAGACCCGCACCCACTTCCACCGCTTCATGAAGCGTGTGCACGAAGAGATGAAGACCCTCGGCGGCGAGAAAAACCCGCTGACCATCATCGCCAAGCGTTTTGCGACTGAATCGCGGGTGATCTGCTTCGATGAATTCTTCGTCTCCGACATCACCGACGCCATGATTCTCGGCACGCTGATGGAAGAACTGTTCAAAAACGGCGTGACCCTGGTCGCGACGTCGAACATCGTTCCGGACGGTCTGTACAAGGATGGCCTGCAACGTGCGCGCTTCCTGCCAGCGATCGCGCTGATCAAGCAGAACACCGAGATCGTCAACGTCGACAGCGGCGTCGACTACCGTCTTCGTCATCTCGAACAAGCGGAACTGTTCCACTATCCGCTCGACGAGGCCGCTCACGAGAGCTTGCGCAAGAGCTTCAAGGCGCTGACGCCGGAATGCACGGCCGCCGTCGAGAACGACGTGCTGATGATCGAGAACCGTGAAATTCGTGCGTTGCGCACTTGCGATGACGTGGCCTGGTTCGACTTCCGTGAACTGTGCGACGGTCCGCGCAGCCAGAACGACTACATCGAACTGGGCAAGATCTTCCACGCCGTGCTGCTCAGCGGTGTCGAGCAGATGAGCGTCACCACCGACGACATCGCCCGCCGCTTCATCAACATGGTCGACGAATTCTACGACCGTAACGTCAAGCTGATCATTTCTGCTGAAGTCGAGCTGAAGGATCTGTACACCGGCGGGCGTTTGAACTTCGAGTTCCAGCGCACGCTGAGCCGTCTGCTGGAGATGCAATCGCACGAGTTCCTGTCGCGGGCGCACAAGCCTTAAACAGTTTTCGGCAAATGAAAAGGGCCTGCAATTGCAGGCCCTTTTTTGTATCTGAAATTCACCGCACAACCTTGTAGGAGTGAGCCTGCTCGCGATAGCGGTGTGTCAGTCGCATCAATGCTGCATGGACGGACGCAATCGCGAGCAGGCTCACTCCTACATGGATTTGTGTGTGGGCAGAGGGCTATGCAGCCTGCTGAAACTGCTGCCGATACTGGTTCGGCGACAGCTCGGTGTGCTGGCGGAACAGCCGCGCAAAGAAGCTCGCATCGTCGTAACCGACTTCATAACTGATGGTCTTGATGCTCTTGCGGCTGCCGGACAGCAAGCCTTTGGCTGTCTCGATGCGCAGGCGTTGCAGGTAGTGCAACGGTTTGTCGCCGGTGGCGGTCTGGAAGCGGCGCATGAAATTGCGGATGCTCATGCCGTGCTCGCGGGCCACGTCTTCGAAGCGGAACTTGTCGGCGAAATGCTCTTCGAGCCAGTGCTGGATCTGCAGGATGATCACGTCCTGATGTAGCTTCTGGCCGCCGAAACCGATACGTCCCGGCGAATAGCTGCGCTGCACTTCATAGAGGATGTCGCGGGCGACGGCTTGCGCCACGTTGGCGCCGCAAAAGCGCTCGATCAGATAGATGTAGAGGTCGCAGGCAGAAGTAGTGCCGCCGGCGCAGTACAGGTTGTCGGCGTCGGTCAGGTGTTTGTCCTGATTGAGATAAACCTTCGGGAAGCGCTCGGCAAATGCATTGAAGAAACGCCAGTAGGTGGTCGCTTCCTTGCCATTGAGCAGACCGGCCTCGGCCAGCCAGAACACCCCGGTGGCTTCGCCGCAGAGCACGGCGCCGCGCGCATGCTGCTCGCGTAACCATGGCAGGACTTGTGGGTAACGGCTGCACAACGTGTCGAAATCGTCCCAGAACGCTGGAAGGATAATCACGTCGGCGTTTTCCAGACCGCCGTCCACTGGCATCACCACGTCACTGAAGCTGTTCACCGGTTTGCCGTCAGGACTGACCAGACGCGTTTCGAACGCCGGTGTCAGGCCGTGGCCCAGTTGTTTGCCGTAACGCAGGCTGGCCAGATGGAAGAAATCCTTGGCTTGCATGAGAGTGGAGGCGAAAACCCGGTCGATAGCCAGGATGCTGACGCGCCGCAAGGGCGTGGAGACTTGCTTAGACATAATTCAACTTTTGTTTTGTTTTTATAAGGGAAAGTGGTCACCAGACGGCTGGATCGTCTTATTTTTTGTCGGATGTGTCCAGTGTCCTGTATCGGAGGTGAGGCTTAGTCTCTGAAGGTCACATCCCTCCAACAAGAAAGAAAGGTGCCGCATGATCCCCAGAACCTTGTTCAGCTCCGAGCACGAATTGTTCCGCGACAGCGTACGAACCTTCCTCGAAAAAGAGGCCGTGCCGTTCCATGCTCAGTGGGAAAAACAAGGCCATATCGACCGCAAGCTGTGGAACAAGGCAGGTGAGGCAGGGATGCTTTGCTCGCATCTGCCGGAAGAGTACGGCGGCCTGGGGGCGGACTTTCTTTACAGCGCGGTGGTGATTGAAGAGGTCGGTCGACTGGGCTTGACCGGGATCGGTTTCTCGCTGCATTCGGACATCGTTGCGCCCTACATCCTGCATTACGGCAGTGAAGCGCTGAAGCACAAATACCTGCCGAAACTGGTCTCGGGCGAAATGGTCACGGCGATTGCCATGACCGAGCCGGGTGCCGGCTCCGATCTGCAAGGGGTCAAGACCACCGCGGTGCTGGACGGTGATGAATATGTGATCAACGGTTCGAAAACCTTCATCACCAATGGCTTTCTCGCCGATCTGGTGATCGTCGTCGCCAAGACTGATCCGAAGGCTGGCGCGAAGGGCACCAGCCTGTTTCTGGTCGAGGCGAATACGCCGGGCTTCGAGAAGGGCAAACGCCTGGAGAAGGTTGGAATGAAGGCTCAGGACACGTCGGAATTGTTTTTCCAGGACGTGCGTGTGCCGAAGGAGAACCTGTTGGGTCAGGCCGGGGCAGGGTTTGCCTACCTGATGCAGGAGCTGCCGCAGGAGCGCCTGACCGTGGCGATCGGTGGGCTGGCTTCAGCCGAGGCTGCCCTGAAGTGGACGCTCGATTACACCCGTGATCGCAAGGCGTTCGGCAAGGCGATTGCCGACTTCCAGAACACCCGCTTCAAGCTCGCAGAGATGGCGACTGAAATTCAGATCGGCCGCGTGTTCGTCGACAAATGTCTGGAGCTGCATCTGCAAGGCAAGCTCGATGTGCCGACGGCGGCGATGGCCAAGTATTGGGGCACCGACCTGCAATGCAAAGTGCTCGACGAATGCGTGCAGTTGCATGGCGGTTACGGCTTCATGTGGGAATACCCTATAGCGCGGGCGTGGGCGGATGCGCGGGTGCAGCGGATTTATGCCGGGACCAATGAAATCATGAAGGAGATCATTGCGCGTTCGCTGTAGGTTTTCGGCGGCTGTCAGACCGCTATCGCGAGCAGGCTCACTCCTACAGGGAAACGCATTCCAAAGTGTAGGAGTGAGCCTGCTCGCGAAGCTTTTAGCGGCTGATCACGGCGCAGGGTTCGGATAATCCTTGTGAATCGCCTCGATCCCCGCCAGCACTTCATCGGAAAGTTTCAGGTCAAAACTGGCAATGTTGCTGTCCAGTTGCTCAAGCGTCGTCGCACCAATGATGTTGCTGGTGACGAATGGTTGCTGAGTGACAAAGGCCAGCGCCATCTGCGCCGGGTCCAGACCGTGTTCACGAGCCAGCGCCACGTAGCGACTGCACGCGGCTTCCGATTGCGCGTTGAAATAGCGGCTGAAGCGGCTGTAGAGGCTCAGACGACCTTTTGGCGGACGCGCACCACCTTCGTACTTGCCCGACAGGAAACCGAACGCCAGCGGCGAATAGGCGAGCAAACCGCACTGTTCGCGGATGGCGATTTCCGCCAGGCCGACTTCAAAGCTGCGGTTGAGCAGGTTGTACGGGTTCTGGATCGACACCGCACGCGGCCAGCCACGGGCCTCGGCCAGAGCGAGGAAACGCATGGTGCCCCACGGCGTCTCATTGGACAGGCCGATGTGGCGAATCTTGCCGGCCTTCACCTGTTCGTCGAGCGCTTCCAGGGTGTCTTCGAGCGGGGTGAGGTTGGCTTCGATCTTGTGCTTGTAGCCCAACTGTCCGAAAAAGTTGGTGCTGCGCTCAGGCCAGTGCAATTGATAAAGATCGATATAGTCGGTCTGCAAGCGCTTGAGGCTGGCATCCACCGCTTCGGTGATGTGCTGGCGGTTGTGGCGCAGGTTTTTGTCGCGGATGTAGTCGATGGTGTTGCCGGGGCCGGCGATCTTGCTGGCGAGGATCCAGTCGGCGCGGTCGCCGCGACTTTTGAAGTAGTTGCCGATGTAGCGCTCGGTGGTGGCATAGGTTTCGGCTTTCGGCGGCACCGGATACATTTCGGCGGTGTCGATGAAGTTGATCCCGGCCTCTTTGGCCCGTTCAATCTGCGCGAAGGCTTCAGCTTCAGTGTTTTGCTCGCCCCAGGTCATGGTGCCGAGGCAGATTGCACTCACGTTCAGGTCGGTACGGCCTAGCTGGCGATAGTCCATCGGGTGCTCCTTGGGCAAAACAATCATAAAAGCAGGTTGAAATATTTTTCGCAATCTGCATAATTGCCGACCTCTTTCTGCAGTGGAAGTGATGCGCCGCCGCCGAAGAATCTTGCCGTTGAACGGACGCGCCGACCCGAGCCCCCGAAAGCGTCTGTATCCGGCTGCCTTTGACTTGTCAAAGTACGCACTATTCAGTAAGATCCGCCGTCTAATTTACAGGGCGGCCCCTGAGGCTATAAAGAATGAAAACTTTTACTGCTAAACCGGAAACAGTAAAGCGCGACTGGTTTGTCGTCGACGCTGCTGGTCAGACCCTGGGTCGTCTGGCCACCGAAATCGCGAGCCGTCTGCGTGGCAAGCACAAGCCTGAGTACACTCCTCACGTTGACACCGGCGACTACATCGTCGTAATCAATGCTGAGCAGATTCGTGTTACCGGTGCTAAAACCACTGACAAAATGTACTACTCCCACTCCGGTTTCCCGGGCGGCATCAAGTCGATCAACTTTGAAAAGCTGATCGCCAAAGCCCCTGAGCGCGTGATCGAGACCGCGGTTAAAGGCATGCTGCCTAAAAACCCACTGGGTCGCGACATGTACCGTAAGCTGAAAGTCTATGCGGGCGCTGCACACCCACATACTGCTCAGCAGCCCCAAGAACTGAAGTTTTAACGGAATAGTACATTATGTCGGCGACTCAAAATTACGGCACTGGCCGTCGCAAGACCGCAACCGCACGCGTTTTCCTGCGTCCGGGTACTGGTAACATCTCCATCAACAACCGTTCGCTGGATAACTTCTTCGGCCGCGAAACTGCCCGCATGGTAGTTCGTCAGCCACTGGAGC
Protein-coding sequences here:
- a CDS encoding MBL fold metallo-hydrolase; protein product: MQTPNTALIRETFPVGPLQCNCTIIGDPITKKAIVVDPGGNPDLIMARLDTLGLKVVSIIHTHAHLDHFLASGQMKEKTGATLHLHKDDQFLWDNLEMQCQMFGVPYTPVPSPDRWLSDDEELACGCGVALHTPGHTPGSMSFWFSEAKLLIAGDTLFRRGVGRTDLWGGDQATIVRSIKQRLYTLDEDAIVVAGHGPDTRLGDEMRENPFVRA
- a CDS encoding OmpA family protein: MFTKRRLIIVATAVALLSGCASPNPYDNQGQADGGSQGMSKTAKYGGLGALAGALAGAAIDHNNRGKGALIGAAVVGASAAGYGYYADKQEAKLRASMANTGVEVQRQGDQIKLIMPGNITFATDSANIASSFYQPLNNLANSLKEFNQNQIEIVGYTDSTGSRQHNMDLSQRRAQSVATYLTSQGVSGANLTARGAGPDNPIASNGDVNGRAQNRRVEVNLKAIPGQQYGGQQQQPGTVQQYP
- a CDS encoding DUF1043 family protein; its protein translation is MEHSLLVWLLPTLALVVGVAIGFLIARVAPNAAPSRTQRQLDDIQERFDSYQNEVVTHFNSTAMLVKKLTQSYQEVQDHLAEGANRLALDEQTRQRLIAALHADAAQAPRERLTPPRDQEPPRDYAPKTPNSPGMLDEHYGLKK
- a CDS encoding alpha/beta fold hydrolase; protein product: MRETPVVIDGPVGQLESLYLDSEQPRGIALICHPNPVQGGTMLNKVVSTLQRTARDAGLITLRFNYRGVGASEGSHDMGTGEVDDAQAAAAWLLEKHPNLPLTLFGFSFGGFVAASLGGRLEAQGVQLKHLFMVAPAVMRLGEQDQLPQHGELTVIQPETDEVIDPQLVYDWSEKLQRPHELLKVAECGHFFHGKLTDLKDLILPRLSN
- a CDS encoding tryptophan--tRNA ligase → MTNRTRILTGITTTGTPHLGNYAGAIRPAILASRDSNADSFYFLADYHALIKCDDPLRIQRSRLEIAATWLAGGLDVDRVTFYRQSDIPEIPELTWLLTCVAAKGLLNRAHAYKASVDKNVETGEDPDAGITMGLYSYPVLMAADILMFNAHKVPVGRDQIQHVEMARDIGQRFNHLFGQGKEFFTMPEALIEESVATLPGLDGRKMSKSYDNTIPLFSSAKEMKDAISRIVTDSKAPGEAKDPDNSHLFTLFQAFATPAQADEFRSELLGGLGWGEAKNRLFQLLDNQLGEARDKYHQLIERPADLEDILQIGAKKARAVATPFLNELREAVGLRSFVNQVQVAATTKKKAAKAARFVSFREDDGSFRFRLLAADGEQLLLSRNFADGKTAGQVTKQLQSGQPLDVRSEDLSFSVWLQGECVGDSPAFADVAARDAAIAALRVALTPVQD
- the zapE gene encoding cell division protein ZapE, translated to MTPLERYQADLKRPDFFHDAAQETAVRHLQRLYEDLIAADQNKPGLLSKLFGKKDQTPVKGLYFWGGVGRGKTYLVDTFFEALPFKEKTRTHFHRFMKRVHEEMKTLGGEKNPLTIIAKRFATESRVICFDEFFVSDITDAMILGTLMEELFKNGVTLVATSNIVPDGLYKDGLQRARFLPAIALIKQNTEIVNVDSGVDYRLRHLEQAELFHYPLDEAAHESLRKSFKALTPECTAAVENDVLMIENREIRALRTCDDVAWFDFRELCDGPRSQNDYIELGKIFHAVLLSGVEQMSVTTDDIARRFINMVDEFYDRNVKLIISAEVELKDLYTGGRLNFEFQRTLSRLLEMQSHEFLSRAHKP
- a CDS encoding GlxA family transcriptional regulator, which produces MASLRYGKQLGHGLTPAFETRLVSPDGKPVNSFSDVVMPVDGGLENADVIILPAFWDDFDTLCSRYPQVLPWLREQHARGAVLCGEATGVFWLAEAGLLNGKEATTYWRFFNAFAERFPKVYLNQDKHLTDADNLYCAGGTTSACDLYIYLIERFCGANVAQAVARDILYEVQRSYSPGRIGFGGQKLHQDVIILQIQHWLEEHFADKFRFEDVAREHGMSIRNFMRRFQTATGDKPLHYLQRLRIETAKGLLSGSRKSIKTISYEVGYDDASFFARLFRQHTELSPNQYRQQFQQAA
- a CDS encoding acyl-CoA dehydrogenase family protein; amino-acid sequence: MIPRTLFSSEHELFRDSVRTFLEKEAVPFHAQWEKQGHIDRKLWNKAGEAGMLCSHLPEEYGGLGADFLYSAVVIEEVGRLGLTGIGFSLHSDIVAPYILHYGSEALKHKYLPKLVSGEMVTAIAMTEPGAGSDLQGVKTTAVLDGDEYVINGSKTFITNGFLADLVIVVAKTDPKAGAKGTSLFLVEANTPGFEKGKRLEKVGMKAQDTSELFFQDVRVPKENLLGQAGAGFAYLMQELPQERLTVAIGGLASAEAALKWTLDYTRDRKAFGKAIADFQNTRFKLAEMATEIQIGRVFVDKCLELHLQGKLDVPTAAMAKYWGTDLQCKVLDECVQLHGGYGFMWEYPIARAWADARVQRIYAGTNEIMKEIIARSL
- a CDS encoding NADP(H)-dependent aldo-keto reductase, whose translation is MDYRQLGRTDLNVSAICLGTMTWGEQNTEAEAFAQIERAKEAGINFIDTAEMYPVPPKAETYATTERYIGNYFKSRGDRADWILASKIAGPGNTIDYIRDKNLRHNRQHITEAVDASLKRLQTDYIDLYQLHWPERSTNFFGQLGYKHKIEANLTPLEDTLEALDEQVKAGKIRHIGLSNETPWGTMRFLALAEARGWPRAVSIQNPYNLLNRSFEVGLAEIAIREQCGLLAYSPLAFGFLSGKYEGGARPPKGRLSLYSRFSRYFNAQSEAACSRYVALAREHGLDPAQMALAFVTQQPFVTSNIIGATTLEQLDSNIASFDLKLSDEVLAGIEAIHKDYPNPAP
- the rplM gene encoding 50S ribosomal protein L13, with protein sequence MKTFTAKPETVKRDWFVVDAAGQTLGRLATEIASRLRGKHKPEYTPHVDTGDYIVVINAEQIRVTGAKTTDKMYYSHSGFPGGIKSINFEKLIAKAPERVIETAVKGMLPKNPLGRDMYRKLKVYAGAAHPHTAQQPQELKF